One Gadus morhua chromosome 23, gadMor3.0, whole genome shotgun sequence DNA segment encodes these proteins:
- the eif2s3 gene encoding eukaryotic translation initiation factor 2 subunit 3 has translation MAGDESGTTLGQPHLFKQDLNSLEVSKLTPLSREIISRQATINIGTIGHVAHGKSTVVKAISGVHTVRFKNELERNITIKLGYANAKVYKLDDPSCPRPECYRSCGSSTPDEFPTDIPNTKGNFKLVRHVSFVDCPGHDILMATMLNGAAVMDAALLLIAGNESCPQPQTSEHLAAIEIMKLKHILILQNKIDLVKESQAKEQYEQILAFVQGTVAEGAPIIPISAQLKYNIEVVCEYIVKKIPVPIRDFTSEPRLIVIRSFDVNKPGCEVDDLKGGVAGGSILKGVLKVGQELEVRPGIVSKDHEGKLMCKPIFSKIVSLFAEHNDLQYAAPGGLIGVGTKIDPTLCRADRMVGQVLGAVGALPEIFTELEISYFLLRRLLGVRTEGDKKAAKVQKLSKNEVLMVNIGSLSTGGRVSAVKADLAKIVLTNPVCTEVGEKIALSRRVEKHWRLIGWGQIRRGVTITPTVDDD, from the exons ATGGCGGGTGACGAGTCGGGTACAACGCTGGGACAGCCTCATCTTTTCAAGCAAGATTTAAATTCCTTG GAAGTGTCAAAACTGACTCCCCTCTCGAGAGAGATCATCAGCAGACAGGCAACCATCAACATTG GAACCATTGGGCATGTGGCCCACGGCAAGTCCACAGTGGTCAAGGCCATCTCTGGTGTCCACACTGTCCGCTTCAAGAACGAGTTGGAAAGGAACATCACCATCAAGCTAGGATATGCCAACGCCAAG GTGTACAAGCTGGATGACCCCAGCTGTCCCCGGCCTGAATGCTACCGATCCTGTGGCAGCAGCACTCCCGATGAGTTCCCCACAGACATCCCTAACACCAAGGGCAACTTCAAGCTTGTCAG ACATGTGTCATTTGTAGACTGTCCCGGTCACGACATCTTGATGGCCACCATGTTGAACGGTGCTGCTGTCATGGACGCAGCCCTTCTCTTAATTG CGGGCAACGAGTCCTGCCCCCAGCCCCAGACCTCGGAGCATCTCGCTGCCATCGAGATCATGAAGCTGAAGCACATCCTGATCCTGCAGAACAAGATCGACCTGGTGAAGGAGAGCCAGGCCAAGGAGCAGTACGAGCAGATTCTGGCCTTTGTTCAGG GCACGGTGGCCGAGGGAGCGCCCATCATCCCCATCTCGGCCCAGCTCAAGTACAACATCGAGGTGGTGTGCGAGTACATCGTCAAGAAGATCCCCGTTCCCATCCGAGACTTCACCTCCGAGCCCAGGCTCATCG TGATCCGATCGTTTGACGTGAACAAGCCCGGCTGTGAGGTGGACGACCTGAAGGGAGGTGTGGCTGGAGGCAGTATCCTCAAGGGGGTGCTCAAG GTGGgccaggagctggaggtgcGTCCAGGCATCGTGTCCAAAGACCACGAGGGCAAGCTGATGTGCAAGCCCATCTTCTCCAAGATCGTGTCCCTGTTTGCTGAGCACAACGACCTGCAGTACGCTGCCCCCGGAGGCCTTATTG GTGTCGGCACAAAGATCGACCCCACGCTCTGCCGAGCTGACCGTATGGTGGGTCAGGTGCTGGGCGCGGTCGGAGCCCTGCCAGAGATCTTCACCGAGCTCGAGATCTCCTACTTCCTGCTGAGGAGGCTGCTGGGAGTCCGCACGGAGGGAGACAAGAAGGCTGCTAAG GTCCAGAAGCTTTCCAAAAACGAGGTTCTGATGGTGAACATCGGGTCCCTGTCCACCGGAGGGCGTGTCAGCGCCGTGAAGGCTGACCTGGCCAAGATCGTCCTGACCAACCCGGTCTGCACAGAGGTCGGGGAGAAGATCGCCCTCAGTCGTCGTGTCGAGAAACATTGGCG TTTGATTGGCTGGGGCCAGATCAGGAGGGGTGTGACCATCACGCCAACAGTGGACGATGACTGA